The Hemibagrus wyckioides isolate EC202008001 linkage group LG25, SWU_Hwy_1.0, whole genome shotgun sequence genome has a segment encoding these proteins:
- the fkbp3 gene encoding peptidyl-prolyl cis-trans isomerase FKBP3: MAAEPAREWSDEQLNSEEIPKKDLIKFLQDNASNSFLVEHKLMGNIKNVAKTAKKEQLVDAYKQLFESKRFKGTEVEQVTEEVKAVKIEEKSKETKTEVVDEGPPKFTKAVLKKGDKTNFPKKGDTVSCWYTGTLEDGTVFDTNIPSAARKKKQAKPLSFKVGMGKVIRGWDEGLLTMSKGETARLEIEPEWAYGKKGVPDSKIPPNAKLFFEVELVSID; encoded by the exons ATGGCTGCTGAACCAGCACGAGAGTGGAGCGATGAGCAACTGAACAGTGAAGAAATACCAAAAAAAGACCTAATCAAATTTCTCCAGGACAATGCATCAAATTCG TTTCTTGTTGAACACAAGCTCATGGGAAATATCAAGAATGTTGCAAAGACTGCAAAAAAGGAGCAGCTTGTTGATGCCTACAAACAGCTGTTTGAGAGCAAG AGGTTTAAAGGCACGGAAGTGGAGCAGGTGACTGAGGAGGTGAAAGCGGTGAAGATTGAAGAGAAGtccaaagaaacaaagacagaagTTGTAGATGAG GGCCCTCCAAAGTTCACCAAGGCAGTGTTAAAGAAAGGAGACAAAACCAACTTTCCCAAAAAGGGTGACACAGTGTCATGTTGGTATACTGGCACACTTGAAGATGGCACTGTTTTTGATACCAACATCCCTTCAG CGGCACGCAAAAAGAAGCAGGCCAAACCACTTTCCTTTAAAGTCGGCATGGGAAAAGTTATCAGAGGG TGGGATGAAGGGCTGCTGACCATGAGCAAAGGTGAGACTGCACGCTTGGAAATTGAGCCAGAATGGGCCTACGGTAAAAAGGGTGTTCCTGATTCTAA